The sequence TTCCGGATTTCATTTGATCTCTTCTGTATTTTTGCTTCATATTTCAGGGTATTTTTTCGGATATTGGGCAGCTTACTTTGGGACCAAATCTTTTGTAGTAGCTCGTACAGTTTCTATAGAAGTGGGGATGCAAAACAGCGGATTGGGTGCAGTTCTCTCCCGGAACAATTTTTCGGACCCTTTGGTGGCAATTCCCGCCGCAATTTCCAGTTTTGTGCATTCTTTGATCGGAAGTGTTCTCGCAGGGATCTGGAGAAGGTCCGTTCCCCAGGAAGAAAGGGAAAAATCGCTAATTTCAGCCGATCTTCCTTGATTTTTGGCTATCCTTTTTTTTTATAGCATAATCAGTCCGAATAGGGTAAACTGAGCGGCCAAAATTCTGGTCTAATCGGTGGATTCCTATTTGGGCCAATCTTAGCTAAGAGTATCATCCGTCATGAGAGAGATCATTAAGCTTTCTTGCCAGGTTTGTAAGAAAAATTCTTACTTCCAGACAAAGAACAAAAAGGCGAAATCCGAGAAGTTGGTAACGAAAAAATTTTGTAAATTTTGCCGTGCCCACGTCGAACATAAGGAATCCAAGGTATAATTCCAAATCCAGATGGTGACTAAAAAAGCTGCATACGATAAAAAGGTCCTGAGCGAAATATCGGACCTTCTAATGGAGAGAAAAAACTCTCTATTGGAGAAGTATGCGAAGTGGGAAGATAATAGCAAACCTTCCGGCCTGAAAGAAATGGGAGATATCGCAGATATCGCGTCGGAAATCAACGAAGAGATGTTGAGTTCCGTTTTAACCGAGTCGGAGATCGAGACCATCCGAGAAATCGACGTGGCTCTCGAGAAGATCGAGGACGGTTCCTATGGCATTTGCGAGGGGACCGGCAAAAAAATTCCTTTAGCCAGACTGAAGGCAATCCCTTGGACTCGTTATACTGTAGAATACGCCGAGGCTGTTTCCAAACACAAGGCTTCCGGCAAAAAAGGTCCACTTTCCACTACCCTGACTGGGACCTATAAAATTCCGTCCGATCCAGATTCTCTGGACGATTAATTCTCCGCACCCGATCCAGCCTATTTTTTTGGATTGAAATCTACTCGTTTTCGGCGAGCATTTCCAATTCGTGCCAAATCTTTTCGCCCGATTGAGGCCTCTTAAAACTCCTACCTTTCTTACACTGATTTTAACAGTGATCTTGTCCTACCTATTGCTGCGTTGGACACTTGTAGTAAGAGATCCGGATGGGAACCTGGGAATTGTATGGATCCAGTTCCTAGCTGGATTACTTCCCAATCTCCATCATAGAAAGTCCGGTAGAATGTTCACTGCTGCATTCGCGCTACTTTCTCCTGGGTTATTGCTTTATGGAGAGGGTGGATATTTATACCTATCTGCTCTATTTGCAGGAGCGATTTTCGGGATATTCCTAAGACAATATATCTCCACTTTTTACGGTCATCCCGCGAACGACGACGATCCTGTATTAAGATATTTTTATATAAACCGTCCTTATAAGAATTCTTTGGAGTTCACTAAAAATCCTAGAACTGCGTTTTTAATCTTAGCAGTATTTTTGCTTTTAGATCGACTGCTTGCCTATTTCGGAACAGATCCTCTGACTTCTTGGATCTTGCAGGATACTGAGTATTCTTCCGGGATCTCTTCTAAGTATGCGTTTGCATTGAGCTTGGACAGTATAGGTTCTTGGTTATCGGCATTCTTATACTTCTTTGCAGAAGAAACAAGTTCTCATGATACGGACCCTCCTGGAAAACATTGGAGAACCGGGATCACTGCAGGATTCACTGCGAATTTAATTTTAGGCGCGATCCAAGGACTTGCTCCTTCTACCGATTTTCCTTTTACGGCAGGGAATGCGGAAACATTTGGAGTCTCAGCATTCTTTCCGGATGCTTCTTCTTTCGGAATTGGAATGCCTATATTATTCGGATTTTTCTTTTACCAGATCCATAGTAGGAACTGGAGGATCTCTTCTAGAGTTCTATTAAGTATTGCAGTATTTATTTCGCTCGGCCTAGCGGGAAGATACCAAAGCTCGGGTTATTGGCTTCTGATCATTTTCCAAACTGCTTTGGTGGTAGGACTTACTTACCAAAGGGGATTCAGAAATCCGATCTGGAAATATTCTTTTATTCCATTCGTAGTTCTTGGGACTATCTCCGTTTTGGTAGGAGTCTATTTTATCGGAGGAATGGATTGGTCCTTCACTCCTTGGCAGTTGATCCGAGAAGATGCGTCTAACGCATGGACCAAGGGCAAAACCTTCTCCAAAATGCTGGAGATCTTCTGGAAGGACGGTTGGGTACAAACCCTTTCGGCCTGGAATTGGTTCAAAGAAGCTCCGATATTCGGACAAGGATTCGGCGGATTTGCTCTGCATTGGATCGAGTCCGGACCAAGAGGTGCATATCCTCCAAACGGGACTCAGGACTTTGCATTAACTTCTTGGGTGTTTCTACTTTCGGAAGGTGGGATCTTATTCTTCCTTCTGTTCTTTGTTTGGGTGGGTTTGGAGTCATTTACCAGGACTTCTTATTGGTTTTTACCACTTCTATTCTTTCCTGTTACATTCTTCGAACCTTGGACCAGCGGAGCTGGAATATTAGGTTTTCTGTTACTATGGTTTTTGAGCGCTTCCGGACCTTCTACCCGAACCTTG comes from Leptospira johnsonii and encodes:
- the rpmG gene encoding 50S ribosomal protein L33 codes for the protein MREIIKLSCQVCKKNSYFQTKNKKAKSEKLVTKKFCKFCRAHVEHKESKV
- a CDS encoding TraR/DksA family transcriptional regulator encodes the protein MVTKKAAYDKKVLSEISDLLMERKNSLLEKYAKWEDNSKPSGLKEMGDIADIASEINEEMLSSVLTESEIETIREIDVALEKIEDGSYGICEGTGKKIPLARLKAIPWTRYTVEYAEAVSKHKASGKKGPLSTTLTGTYKIPSDPDSLDD